One Tumebacillus sp. BK434 genomic window carries:
- a CDS encoding helix-turn-helix transcriptional regulator codes for MSQLLAPTHTYQGEIPLWIRIRELMKEKGSSHSITAMAARIGVSRETLRVMLNGEREIYWFELEKIAQDLKVPIARLLMEDLKEHLSRDMIIKHVANNQMEAAMKMANEWLAVSNGLSEKAQCYSIIAYIHFWSGEYELAKFSYLQMRPIAEEVYAKYQFQELLSGCLINLLNIAVELHQYEQVPELLEATEPFVKTSPVKMGMWHYAKGKWKLSIYERKQAKNSFYQCLAQMKQTDNNLAIGRSLTHLGHVEYVDRNYVEAKVLLLEAIEISGEDPGLRASAIKELAKTLIKLKELQAAEALIRNTLQEEWFGQFPDLKARLLILLSRATGDSRHAKEVATHRGYQMRARFHAYRYLELENLRRSRQSSQAVGKKAKGKLPKRQIPLDQNF; via the coding sequence ATGAGCCAACTGCTGGCACCGACCCACACTTATCAAGGCGAGATTCCTTTATGGATACGAATTCGGGAGCTTATGAAAGAAAAGGGGAGTTCTCACAGCATCACGGCTATGGCAGCACGGATCGGGGTCAGCAGGGAAACACTGCGTGTGATGTTAAACGGCGAACGGGAGATCTATTGGTTTGAACTGGAAAAGATTGCGCAAGATTTGAAAGTCCCGATCGCGCGTCTGCTGATGGAAGATTTGAAGGAGCACCTGAGCCGGGATATGATCATAAAACATGTCGCCAACAATCAAATGGAAGCGGCGATGAAAATGGCCAATGAGTGGTTGGCGGTCTCCAACGGACTGTCTGAGAAAGCCCAGTGTTACAGTATCATCGCTTATATACATTTTTGGTCTGGCGAATACGAACTTGCCAAGTTCAGTTATTTGCAGATGCGGCCGATTGCGGAAGAAGTGTATGCGAAATATCAGTTTCAAGAGCTGTTGAGCGGTTGCTTGATCAACTTGTTGAACATCGCGGTGGAACTACATCAATATGAGCAGGTTCCAGAATTACTGGAAGCGACAGAGCCTTTTGTGAAGACTTCTCCTGTGAAAATGGGAATGTGGCACTATGCGAAAGGCAAATGGAAACTTTCGATTTATGAGCGGAAGCAGGCGAAAAACAGTTTTTATCAGTGTCTGGCGCAGATGAAACAGACCGATAACAATTTAGCGATCGGACGTTCCCTCACCCATCTCGGCCACGTGGAGTATGTGGATCGCAACTATGTAGAAGCAAAGGTGCTGTTGCTGGAGGCGATCGAAATCTCTGGCGAAGACCCGGGGTTGCGAGCGTCTGCGATCAAGGAGCTCGCCAAAACATTGATTAAGCTCAAAGAACTGCAGGCTGCAGAAGCGTTGATTCGCAACACGTTGCAGGAGGAATGGTTTGGGCAGTTCCCAGATCTGAAAGCTCGTTTGCTGATTCTGCTTTCCCGCGCTACGGGAGATTCCCGTCATGCAAAAGAGGTAGCGACCCATCGTGGGTATCAGATGCGGGCCCGCTTTCACGCTTACCGATACCTTGAACTTGAAAACTTGAGGCGGAGCAGACAGAGCAGCCAGGCAGTCGGGAAAAAAGCAAAGGGGAAACTGCCTAAACGGCAGATCCCGCTCGATCAGAACTTTTAA